Proteins encoded within one genomic window of Triticum aestivum cultivar Chinese Spring chromosome 2D, IWGSC CS RefSeq v2.1, whole genome shotgun sequence:
- the LOC123053050 gene encoding myosin-binding protein 7: MAPCPGVAGVHARWTARALAGAFLDLAIVYAFLCAAAAASAASALLALFRLRLPCTCSRPHLPCLFAFLFRYPSRVLESLLLSLRSRFPFVFNSDDDSLDEGEDEDESVDEEEEGVNLKREVDEGNDVSALQQELDKERSAAASAAEEAMAMILRLQKEKSSLEMEVRQQRRTSDERCAFYEDEVEELKDILLMRERETRSLQKEVESYRRMLGLTGDDDDEEVEMMTPHSYFLEGEPSSSRSVDKNAGVQPGNNSVFSFQKQFVRQQVSPIRVGRVKDGNEDSLPFQALGEVPVVGSKLGADRCEDDGTETVVVLPLSARSLCLPQSARCLDQGGDVEVNAAAGMKGMEELTADEFQEVDSGRLDKTCHDFAASDNDANIFDVHVVDDICLSNEVKGLIGRSFSDATMQADKLQNRAAADDLLGKSLNAIKGAQNKIRLAASERRQSLQLQLLEDIADQLQEIKDVADAGRHLHCISPKISKKS; encoded by the exons ATGGCGCCCTGCCCTGGCGTCGCGGGCGTGCACGCGCGCTGGACGGCGCGGGCGCTGGCCGGCGCCTTCCTCGACCTCGCCATCGTCTACGCCTTCCTCTGCGCCGCGGCCGCCGCGTccgcggcctccgccctcctcgcgctcttccgcctccgcctcccctgcacctgctcccgcccgcacctcccctgcctcttcgccTTCCTCTTCCGCTACCCCTCCCGCGTCCTCGagtccctcctcctctccctccgctCCCGCTTCCCCTTCGTCTTCAACTCCGACGACGACAGCCTGGACGAGGGGGAGGACGAAGACGAGTCCGTcgatgaggaagaggagggggtgaaTCTGAAGCGGGAGGTGGACGAAGGGAATGACGTCTCGGCGCTGCAGCAGGAGCTGGACAAGGAACGCAGCGCCGCAGCATccgcggccgaggaggccatgGCGATGATCCTGCGTCTGCAGAAGGAGAAATCGTCCTTGGAGATGGAGGTGCGGCAGCAGCGCCGCACCTCTGATGAGCGCTGCGCCTTCTACGAGGATGAGGTGGAGGAGCTCAAGGACATCTTGCTCATGAGGGAGCGCGAGACCAGGTCTTTGCAGAAAGAGGTGGAGTCCTACCGGCGGATGCTTGGTCTCACCggggatgatgatgacgaggaggtgGAGATGATGACGCCGCACAGTTACTTTCTAGAGGGCGAGCCAAGCTCTTCCAGATCGGTTGATAAGAATGCGGGGGTTCAACCTGGGAATAATTCTGTCTTCAGCTTCCAGAAGCAGTTCGTGCGCCAACAAGTGTCGCCCATTCGTGTGGGTCGTGTTAAGGATGGGAATGAGGACAGTCTGCCTTTTCAGGCACTTGGAGAAGTTCCTGTGGTCGGATCGAAATTGGGGGCAGATAGATGCGAAGATGATGGCACGGAGACGGTGGTAGTTCTCCCCCTATCTGCCCGGAGTTTGTGCTTGCCCCAATCTGCACGATGTCTGGATCAAGGTGGTGATGTTGAAGTTAATGCTGCAGCTGGTATGAAAGGTATGGAAGAGCTGACTGCTGATGAATTTCAGGAGGTGGACAGTGGGCGTCTGGACAAGACTTGCCATGATTTTGCGGCAAGCGACAATGATGCAAATATATTTGATGTGCATGTTGTTGATGATATTTGCCTCTCCAATGAAG TTAAAGGCCTGATCGGTCGAAGCTTCTCTGATGCaacaatgcaagcagacaagttGCAGAATCGAGCTGCCGCAGATGATCTCCTGGGGAAAAGTCTGAATGCGATCAAAGGTGCACAAAACAAGATAAGGCTTGCAGCAAGTGAAAGGAGGCAATCGTTACAGTTGCAACTCTTAGAGGATATAGCTGACCAACTTCAAGAAATCAAAGATGTTGCAGATGCAGGGCGACACTTACACTGTATTTCTCCTAAAATTTCAAAGAAAAGCTAG